The following proteins are co-located in the Carassius auratus strain Wakin unplaced genomic scaffold, ASM336829v1 scaf_tig00214714_1_2670353, whole genome shotgun sequence genome:
- the LOC113092832 gene encoding protein-L-isoaspartate O-methyltransferase domain-containing protein 1-like produces MGGAVSAGEDNDDLIDNLKEAQYIRTDRVEQAFRAIDRGDYYLDRYRDNAYKDLAWKHGNIHLSAPCIYSEVMEALKLQQGLSFLNLGSGTGYLSTMVGLIIGPFGVNHGVELHKDVVEYAKERLDEFIKNSDSFDRFEFCEPHFVVGNCLEISSDSHQYDRIYCGAGVQKDHENYMKILLKVGGILVMPIEDQLTQITRTGQSSWESKNILAVSFAPLVQQSRTEGCKPEAVVLPLLSVRTLQDLARIYIRRTLRNLTNEEHPAHNNTQRPPQKRKRRRCRRRINTYVFVGNQLIPQPMDSEEDECIEEESKEEEQEKDIEPVKPEEPRVNHLRDKILSLPLPESLKAYLLFYREK; encoded by the exons ATGGGGGGAGCAGTCAGCGCTGGCGAGGACAACGATGATTTGATAGACAACCTGAAGGAAGCACAGTACATCCGCACAGACCGCGTGGAGCAGGCCTTTAGGGCCATAGACCGTGGAGATTATTACCTGGACCGCTACAGAGACAATGCCTACAAGGATCTGGCGTGGAAGCACGGGAATATACACCTGTCAGCGCCGTGTATCTACTCTGAGGTGATGGAAGCCCTGAAACTCCAGCAGGGTTTGTCTTTCCTGAACCTCGGCAGCGGCACGGGATACCTGAGCACCATGGTGGGCCTGATCATAG gtCCATTTGGAGTCAATCATGGTGTTGAGCTACACAAGGATGTGGTGGAATATGCAAAAGAAAGACTCgatgaattcattaaaaacagCGACAGCTTTGACAG GTTTGAGTTCTGCGAACCACACTTTGTGGTGGGGAATTGTCTGGAGATTTCCTCAGACAGTCACCAGTACGATCGCATCTACTGCGGCGCTGGAGTTCAGAAGGACCATGAGAACTACATGAAGATCCTGCTGAAAGTCGGAGGAATTTTGGTCATGCCGATAGAAGATCAG CTGACTCAGATCACTAGAACCGGTCAGAGCTCCTGGGAGAGTAAGAATATCCTGGCCGTGTCATTTGCTCCTCTTGTTCAGCAGAGCAGGACAGAAGGCTGCAAGCCTGAAGCTGTGGTGCTCC CGCTGCTGTCTGTGAGGACTCTTCAGGACCTGGCACGAATCTACATCCGCCGGACCCTCCGAAACCTGACCAACGAGGAGCACCCGGCCCACAACAACACACAGCGACCGCCGCAGAAACGCAAACGCAGGCGCTGCCGCCGCCGCATCAACACCTACGTGTTCGTGGGGAACCAGCTGATTCCTCAACCCATGGACAGCGAGGAAGACGAATGCATCGAGGAGGAGAGCAAAGAGGAGGAGCAGGAGAAAGACATTGAGCCCGTCAAACCCGAGGAGCCGCGGGTCAATCATCTGAGAGACAAAATCCTGAGTCTGCCGCTGCCCGAGTCGCTGAAGGCGTACCTGCTGTTCTACCGCGAGAAATAA